From one Candidatus Acididesulfobacter guangdongensis genomic stretch:
- the carA gene encoding carbamoyl-phosphate synthase small subunit → MTSNAKIADNDNAGKEKAVIMLEDGTSFEGYYEGKPIESGGELVFNTAMNGYQELITDPSYNGQIVIMTYPMIGNYGINNEDFESEKAWLSAYVAKNIVSKYSHYTAVKSLTDFLNENNIPVITGVDTRTLAIYLREKGSTNGYIALKSKGIDYIKEKVKNVPKMEGLNLTSNVSATKLYKKYAEKPEFDVTIIDYGIKYSTIDCLNALNANVTVVSYDSSKEYVLATNPDGILLSNGPGDPKTLADEIKTIRELMGKKPIFGICLGHQLLALALGFNTYKLKFGHHGVNHPVKNVKTSKIEITSQNHGFCVDIKDSRSNENFKDTEITHVSLNDGTVEGIKNESLNVFSVQYHPESSPGPNDSKYLFEDFKKLCLKNKI, encoded by the coding sequence ATGACATCTAATGCAAAGATCGCAGATAACGATAATGCAGGTAAAGAAAAAGCCGTCATAATGCTGGAGGACGGAACATCGTTTGAAGGTTATTATGAAGGCAAACCGATTGAATCTGGCGGGGAATTAGTATTTAATACCGCAATGAACGGCTATCAGGAGCTTATCACCGATCCCTCATACAATGGGCAGATAGTCATTATGACATATCCTATGATCGGGAATTACGGCATAAACAATGAAGATTTCGAATCTGAAAAAGCATGGCTTTCTGCATATGTTGCAAAAAATATTGTTTCCAAATATTCTCACTATACTGCGGTAAAGAGTTTAACCGATTTTCTTAATGAAAATAATATTCCTGTTATAACAGGCGTGGATACGCGCACATTAGCTATTTATCTTAGGGAAAAAGGTTCGACTAACGGATATATAGCCTTAAAATCAAAAGGCATAGATTACATAAAAGAAAAAGTAAAAAATGTGCCTAAAATGGAAGGTTTAAACTTAACGTCTAATGTTTCGGCAACCAAATTATATAAAAAATATGCAGAAAAACCTGAGTTCGATGTTACAATAATAGATTACGGTATTAAATACAGCACTATAGATTGTCTTAACGCTCTCAATGCAAATGTAACGGTAGTTTCGTACGACAGTTCAAAAGAATATGTGCTCGCTACAAATCCTGACGGAATACTTCTGTCTAACGGTCCCGGAGATCCAAAAACTCTTGCAGATGAAATAAAAACAATAAGAGAACTCATGGGGAAAAAACCTATTTTCGGAATTTGTCTCGGACATCAATTGCTTGCTCTTGCGTTAGGATTTAATACTTATAAACTTAAATTTGGACACCATGGCGTTAATCATCCAGTGAAAAATGTTAAAACTTCTAAAATAGAAATTACTTCGCAAAATCATGGTTTTTGCGTTGACATTAAAGACAGCCGTTCAAATGAAAATTTTAAAGATACTGAAATAACGCATGTAAGTTTAAACGATGGCACAGTCGAAGGCATTAAAAATGAATCGTTAAATGTATTTTCCGTTCAATATCATCCTGAAAGCTCACCCGGTCCGAATGATTCAAAATACTTATTCGAAGATTTTAAAAAATTATGTCTGAAAAACAAAATATAA
- a CDS encoding radical SAM protein, with product MTEKDFLYKIKYLYKIAENCSLCPRYCNAKRFQAEKGLCGAKDKLRIASFNIHRGEEPCISGENGSGTIFFSGCSLKCKFCQNYPISRFYNGKDYTVSELSDIMLELQKRGAHNINLVTSTHFMPFIADALCIAKDKGFMIPVIYNSSGYETEELIEILDGIIDIYLPDIKYSNNRIALKYSGVDNYVEVNRKALKKIYKQAGELQTDFNGIAIKGMLIRHLILPEGISGYQESFKFIAEELSENIPVSLMSQYFPAYKAFNDNAVSRKITAEEYIEAIDCLSNAGLYGYYQTDLINDLAM from the coding sequence ATGACAGAAAAAGATTTTTTATATAAAATAAAATATCTTTATAAAATTGCCGAAAACTGCTCGCTATGTCCAAGATATTGCAATGCCAAAAGATTTCAAGCAGAAAAAGGTTTGTGCGGCGCTAAAGATAAATTGCGTATTGCAAGTTTTAATATACACAGAGGTGAAGAACCTTGTATTTCAGGGGAAAACGGTTCAGGCACTATTTTTTTTTCAGGCTGCTCTTTAAAATGTAAATTCTGTCAGAATTATCCGATAAGCAGATTTTATAACGGAAAAGATTATACCGTGTCAGAATTGAGCGATATAATGCTGGAACTTCAAAAAAGAGGAGCGCACAATATTAATCTGGTAACTTCGACGCATTTTATGCCGTTTATTGCAGATGCTTTATGCATTGCGAAAGATAAAGGTTTTATGATACCGGTTATTTACAACAGTTCCGGATACGAAACGGAAGAACTGATAGAAATATTAGACGGTATTATAGATATATATCTTCCGGATATAAAATATTCTAATAATAGGATTGCGCTTAAATATTCCGGAGTTGATAACTATGTTGAAGTCAACAGAAAAGCTTTAAAAAAAATATATAAACAAGCGGGAGAATTGCAGACTGATTTTAACGGTATCGCTATAAAAGGAATGCTTATCAGACATTTAATTTTGCCGGAAGGTATTTCAGGGTATCAGGAATCTTTTAAATTCATTGCTGAAGAGCTGTCGGAAAATATCCCAGTAAGTCTTATGAGTCAATATTTTCCGGCTTATAAAGCTTTTAATGACAATGCTGTAAGTAGAAAAATAACCGCAGAAGAATATATTGAAGCCATTGATTGTTTGTCTAATGCCGGTTTATACGGTTATTATCAAACAGATCTGATAAATGATTTAGCTATGTAG
- the carB gene encoding carbamoyl-phosphate synthase large subunit: protein MPKRTDIKKIMIIGSGPIIIGQAAEFDYSGTQGAKALAEEGYEAILVNSNPATIMTDPEYAYKTYIEPLTADFLEKIIEKERPDSIIPTLGGQTALNLTIELYERKIIEKFGIKILGASIDAIKKAEDREYFKKSMEKIGVPVLHGGFAHDIEEASAVLKQIGFPVIIRPSFTLGGTGGGIAYNIEEFKEYAQRGINASPTNEILIEKSIIGFKEVELEVMTDKNKNTIIICSIENFDPMGIHTGDSITIAPVQTLNNKDLQKIRDWTIKIMSEIGVETGGANVQFALDPNSDDAYVIEMNPRVSRSSSLASKATGFAIAKIAAKLAVGYTLDELPNDITKKTMACFEPAIDYVVTKIPRFTFEKFPQTDSSLTTHMKSVGEVMAIGRTFCESLQKAARSLENGYYGIESLYGLDLLYDCQNKSELIFHSINDAENIDVRGQTVLKASESADKCLDIKNIIIGLFGVKEEIKTLIKNADYRRLLLITDSLRAGFTVDEVYEFSKINRWFLEQIQQIVDFEKKLFLCNVFNTAKSPKTDEFHSGSDKERQDAESILREAKQLGFSNMIIAKLTAVDENGNHIKPDEYLKKNSNAFKIIKTQEKYLEKLLDEFKICPVYKKVDTCGAEFEAATPYMYSSYDKSNEITALEGKKAIILGSGPNRIGQGIEFDYCCVHSAFALKEIGYKAIMVNCNPETVSTDYDTSSRLYFEPLTAEDVLNIAKLEENPPIILQFGGQTPLKLAGEFESRRFNILGTPYKYIDIAEDREKFKDIIQKMGLFQAESAMAFNEEEVYTNSISIGFPVLLRPSYVLGGRAMEIIYNESSLDKYIKKIFAQDISFPILIDKFLEDAIEMDVDALCDGEDIYIAGIMEHIEEAGVHSGDSACSMPAFSLNNGIIEQIKEITKKICLEFHIIGLVNIQFAIKCDKIYIIEVNPRASRTVPFVSKATGIPVAKYATLVMFGKKLKDIGLIGCFNIDYYCVKEAVFPFTKFSNVDPMLGPEMRSTGEVMGIDKSFGIAYAKSQIASGQNIPKNGNILISVKDEDKKYLEELCTQLIGMGFSIVATKGTSEYLDKLNIKNFKINKVKEGRPHIIDALKNKEINMIFNTPRGMKSLEDSYAIRRSAIEFAIPYYTTMRGAFAASSAIKSLKEEKLSVKPIQDYYKSI, encoded by the coding sequence ATGCCAAAACGAACAGATATAAAAAAAATTATGATTATAGGCTCAGGACCAATAATCATAGGACAGGCAGCAGAGTTTGACTATTCAGGAACACAGGGAGCAAAGGCGCTTGCTGAAGAAGGATACGAAGCGATATTGGTAAATTCTAATCCTGCCACCATCATGACGGATCCCGAGTACGCTTATAAAACTTACATAGAACCGCTTACCGCAGATTTTTTGGAAAAAATTATTGAAAAGGAAAGACCCGATAGTATTATTCCAACTCTCGGAGGGCAAACCGCCCTTAATTTGACTATTGAATTATATGAGAGAAAAATTATAGAAAAATTTGGTATAAAGATACTTGGAGCAAGCATAGATGCTATAAAAAAAGCCGAAGACAGAGAATATTTTAAAAAAAGCATGGAAAAGATTGGAGTTCCTGTATTACATGGCGGTTTTGCGCATGATATAGAAGAAGCATCCGCAGTGCTAAAACAGATAGGATTTCCGGTAATAATACGTCCTTCTTTCACCCTTGGAGGAACAGGCGGCGGCATTGCCTATAATATTGAAGAATTTAAAGAATATGCTCAGAGAGGTATCAACGCAAGTCCTACAAATGAGATTCTGATAGAAAAATCTATTATAGGTTTTAAAGAAGTTGAACTTGAGGTGATGACCGATAAAAATAAGAATACGATTATAATCTGTTCTATTGAAAATTTTGATCCTATGGGCATTCATACCGGAGATTCGATTACAATCGCCCCTGTTCAAACATTAAATAATAAAGACTTGCAAAAAATAAGAGACTGGACAATAAAAATAATGAGCGAAATTGGCGTAGAAACCGGAGGAGCCAATGTGCAATTCGCGTTGGACCCTAATTCTGACGACGCTTATGTGATAGAAATGAATCCGAGAGTTTCAAGAAGTTCAAGTTTAGCTTCCAAGGCAACAGGTTTTGCAATTGCTAAAATAGCAGCAAAATTGGCTGTAGGATATACCCTTGACGAACTGCCTAACGATATAACAAAAAAAACCATGGCATGTTTTGAACCTGCCATAGATTATGTCGTTACTAAAATTCCGCGTTTTACTTTTGAAAAATTCCCGCAGACGGATTCTTCTTTAACAACCCATATGAAATCAGTCGGTGAAGTCATGGCTATAGGCAGAACTTTTTGCGAATCGCTTCAAAAGGCGGCAAGGTCATTGGAGAACGGATATTATGGGATTGAATCATTATATGGTCTTGATCTGCTGTATGATTGCCAAAATAAGTCTGAATTAATTTTTCACTCAATAAATGACGCAGAAAATATAGACGTTCGAGGTCAGACTGTTTTAAAGGCGTCAGAATCGGCAGATAAATGCTTAGATATAAAAAACATAATAATAGGGCTTTTCGGCGTAAAAGAAGAAATAAAAACTTTAATTAAAAATGCAGATTACAGAAGACTTTTATTGATAACTGATTCTTTAAGGGCTGGTTTTACTGTTGATGAGGTTTATGAATTTTCAAAAATCAACAGATGGTTTCTCGAACAAATACAACAGATTGTAGATTTTGAAAAAAAATTGTTTCTGTGCAATGTTTTTAATACGGCAAAATCACCAAAGACAGATGAATTTCATAGCGGATCAGATAAAGAACGGCAAGATGCGGAATCAATTTTAAGAGAGGCAAAACAATTGGGGTTTTCTAATATGATTATTGCTAAATTAACCGCTGTCGATGAAAACGGTAACCATATTAAACCTGACGAATATCTGAAAAAAAACAGTAATGCATTTAAAATTATTAAAACACAGGAAAAATATTTAGAAAAGTTATTAGATGAATTTAAAATATGTCCGGTTTATAAAAAAGTAGATACTTGCGGAGCAGAATTTGAAGCCGCTACCCCTTACATGTATTCTTCTTATGATAAATCTAATGAAATTACCGCGCTTGAAGGCAAAAAAGCCATTATTCTCGGAAGCGGACCCAACAGGATAGGACAAGGAATAGAATTTGACTATTGCTGCGTACACAGTGCTTTTGCGCTAAAAGAGATAGGATATAAAGCGATAATGGTTAATTGTAATCCTGAAACGGTGTCCACCGACTACGATACGTCTTCCAGATTGTATTTTGAACCGCTCACGGCGGAAGACGTACTTAATATCGCTAAATTAGAAGAAAATCCTCCAATTATACTGCAATTTGGCGGACAGACTCCGCTTAAACTTGCCGGAGAATTTGAAAGCAGAAGATTTAATATTCTTGGAACGCCTTATAAGTATATAGATATAGCTGAAGATAGGGAAAAGTTTAAAGATATCATTCAAAAAATGGGACTTTTCCAGGCAGAAAGCGCAATGGCTTTTAATGAGGAAGAAGTCTATACAAACTCTATTTCAATTGGGTTTCCGGTTCTCCTAAGACCTTCTTATGTTTTAGGAGGAAGGGCAATGGAAATTATTTATAACGAAAGTTCATTAGATAAATATATTAAAAAAATATTTGCTCAAGATATTTCTTTTCCAATATTAATAGATAAGTTTTTAGAAGATGCTATTGAGATGGATGTTGACGCATTATGCGACGGGGAAGATATTTATATAGCCGGAATAATGGAACACATTGAAGAGGCAGGAGTTCATTCCGGAGATAGCGCATGCTCTATGCCTGCATTTTCTTTAAACAATGGCATAATAGAACAGATAAAAGAAATAACAAAAAAGATATGTTTAGAGTTTCATATAATAGGATTAGTAAATATACAATTTGCTATAAAATGCGATAAGATATACATCATAGAAGTTAACCCGAGAGCTTCGCGCACAGTTCCGTTTGTCAGCAAAGCTACAGGAATACCTGTTGCAAAATATGCTACGCTTGTAATGTTCGGCAAAAAATTAAAAGATATAGGATTAATAGGATGCTTTAATATTGATTATTATTGTGTAAAAGAAGCAGTATTTCCTTTTACAAAGTTTTCAAACGTAGACCCGATGCTTGGACCTGAAATGCGTTCTACGGGAGAAGTTATGGGGATAGATAAAAGTTTTGGTATAGCATATGCAAAATCGCAGATAGCTTCCGGACAGAATATCCCGAAAAACGGCAATATTTTAATAAGCGTAAAAGATGAAGATAAGAAATATTTAGAAGAACTTTGCACGCAATTAATAGGAATGGGTTTCAGTATTGTAGCAACCAAAGGCACTTCGGAATATTTGGATAAATTAAATATTAAAAATTTTAAAATAAATAAAGTTAAGGAAGGAAGACCTCATATCATAGATGCGCTAAAAAATAAAGAAATTAATATGATTTTTAATACACCGAGAGGTATGAAATCACTTGAAGATTCTTATGCTATAAGAAGAAGCGCAATTGAGTTTGCCATACCTTATTATACAACGATGAGGGGCGCATTTGCCGCTTCTTCGGCTATAAAATCGCTTAAAGAAGAAAAACTGTCTGTTAAACCTATTCAGGATTATTATAAAAGCATATAA
- the greA gene encoding transcription elongation factor GreA, whose product MVKDLKRLKSVERPANILAIEEARAHGDLSENAEYSAAKEKQSFLEGKIIELEDKIARAQIIDISKICEEKIVFGAKIKLMDLDIGTEVSYQIVGDTESDISKGKISISSPIAKALIGKHVGDEVTINVPKGKREFEVLDIVYS is encoded by the coding sequence ATGGTCAAAGACCTTAAGAGACTTAAGTCTGTTGAAAGACCTGCAAATATATTGGCGATTGAGGAAGCCCGTGCACACGGGGATTTGTCTGAAAATGCGGAGTATAGCGCTGCTAAAGAAAAACAAAGTTTTCTGGAAGGTAAAATTATAGAGCTTGAGGACAAAATAGCAAGGGCTCAAATAATAGATATATCAAAAATATGCGAAGAAAAAATTGTTTTTGGCGCAAAAATAAAACTTATGGATCTAGACATAGGCACGGAAGTTTCGTATCAGATAGTAGGCGATACAGAATCAGACATAAGCAAAGGTAAAATTTCGATATCTTCACCTATCGCAAAAGCGTTAATAGGAAAACATGTTGGGGATGAAGTAACTATAAACGTTCCTAAAGGCAAACGGGAGTTTGAAGTTCTTGACATTGTTTACAGTTAA
- a CDS encoding NifU family protein, giving the protein MAIDKIAVEKVLDEIRPSLQFDGGDVELVNILDDGTVNVRLQGACAGCMGSMMTLKGGIERVLKERIPEVKEVNAV; this is encoded by the coding sequence ATGGCTATAGATAAAATAGCGGTAGAAAAAGTATTAGATGAAATTAGACCGTCTCTTCAGTTTGACGGTGGAGATGTAGAGTTGGTTAATATATTAGACGACGGTACGGTTAATGTCAGGCTTCAAGGCGCGTGCGCAGGATGCATGGGTTCAATGATGACTCTGAAAGGCGGCATAGAAAGAGTGTTGAAAGAAAGAATACCGGAAGTTAAAGAAGTTAATGCAGTTTAG